A genomic region of Zalophus californianus isolate mZalCal1 chromosome 1, mZalCal1.pri.v2, whole genome shotgun sequence contains the following coding sequences:
- the LOC113915991 gene encoding peroxiredoxin-1-like has protein sequence MSSGNAKIGHPAPNFIATAVMPDGQFKDLSLSDYKGKYIVFFFYPLDFTFVCPTEIIAFSDRAEEFKKLNCQVIGASVDSHFCHLAWINTPKNQGGLGPMTIPLVSDPKRTIAQDYGVIKADEGISFRGLFIIDDKGILRQITVNDLPVGRSVDETLRLVQAFQFTDKHGEVCPAGWKPGSDTIKPDVQKSKEYFSNQK, from the coding sequence ATGTCTTCGGGAAATGCCAAAATTGGGCATCCTGCCCCCAACTTCATAGCCACGGCTGTTATGCCAGATGGCCAGTTCAAAGATCTCAGCCTATctgactacaaaggaaaatacattgtGTTCTTCTTTTACCCTCTTGACTTCACCTTTGTGTGCCCCACGGAGATCATTGCTTTCAGTGACAGggcagaagaatttaagaaactcaaCTGTCAAGTGATTGGTGCTTCTGTGGATTCTCACTTCTGTCACCTGGCGTGGATCAACACACCCAAGAACCAAGGAGGACTGGGACCCATGACCATTCCCTTGGTATCAGACCCCAAGCGTACCATTGCTCAGGACTATGGAGTCATAAAGGCTGATGAAGGCATCTCCTTCAGGGGCCTCTTTATCATTGACGATAAAGGTATCCTTAGGCAGATCACGGTAAATGACCTTCCTGTAGGCCGCTCTGTGGATGAGACTCTGCGACTGGTTCAGGCCTTCCAGTTTACTGACAAGCATGGGGAAGTGTGCCCAGCTGGCTGGAAGCCTGGCAGTGATACCATCAAGCCTGATGTccagaagagcaaagaatatttctcTAACCAGAAGTGA